The Nocardia sp. BMG111209 genome includes a window with the following:
- a CDS encoding branched-chain amino acid ABC transporter permease, with protein sequence MNPSLVLLQSATMFAMAGAVLALSTYVTLWTGLLSFGTVTFAAIGAFGSVWLMTETGLGLWPAVVLGAAAAGAFGLLVGRVFLKLSSHWLALATVALVLITRVFVVNFGSSTGGSAGEVVPYTMSMPQMAALLVIVCVLLFALRRSKFGVAADATREDPAVAEALGIPVARVKIIAFGLSGAIGAVGGVMQASQLSYIGPDTFYVDLSVTVIACVVLGGAYHWAGSVLGAVVFTGLPVYISQYVTVGQSIINGVLLLAIIRFLPGGLVDPLRWRRRREKQRARSHPRVTSRDDGRVALENAGVTE encoded by the coding sequence ATGAACCCCTCGCTGGTCCTCCTGCAGAGTGCGACCATGTTCGCGATGGCGGGCGCCGTGCTGGCGCTCAGCACCTACGTGACGTTGTGGACGGGACTGCTCAGCTTCGGCACCGTCACCTTCGCCGCGATCGGCGCGTTCGGTTCGGTCTGGCTGATGACCGAGACCGGACTCGGCCTCTGGCCCGCCGTCGTGCTCGGCGCCGCGGCCGCCGGTGCCTTCGGCCTGCTGGTCGGGCGCGTCTTCCTGAAGCTGTCGAGTCACTGGCTGGCCCTGGCCACCGTGGCCCTGGTGTTGATCACCCGGGTATTCGTGGTCAACTTCGGCAGCAGCACCGGTGGTTCGGCCGGCGAGGTCGTGCCCTACACGATGTCGATGCCGCAGATGGCGGCGCTGCTCGTGATCGTCTGTGTGCTGCTGTTCGCGCTGCGGCGCTCGAAGTTCGGCGTCGCGGCCGACGCCACCCGCGAGGATCCCGCCGTGGCCGAGGCGCTCGGCATCCCCGTCGCCCGCGTCAAGATCATCGCGTTCGGGCTCAGCGGCGCGATCGGCGCGGTGGGCGGGGTGATGCAGGCGTCGCAGCTGTCCTATATCGGACCGGACACCTTCTACGTCGACCTGTCGGTCACCGTCATCGCGTGTGTGGTGCTCGGCGGTGCCTACCACTGGGCCGGGTCGGTGCTCGGCGCGGTGGTGTTCACCGGCCTGCCGGTCTACATCAGCCAATACGTCACGGTCGGACAGTCGATCATCAACGGCGTCCTGCTGCTCGCGATCATTCGCTTCCTCCCCGGCGGCCTGGTCGACCCGCTGCGCTGGCGGCGACGGCGGGAGAAGCAGCGGGCCCGATCCCATCCACGCGTCACGTCACGTGACGATGGCCGGGTGGCACTGGAGAATGCGGGAGTGACGGAATGA
- a CDS encoding branched-chain amino acid ABC transporter permease, whose amino-acid sequence MLFLEQLINGICTGSIYALFAVGFGIVFSTMQILNLAQGVYATYGAMITYFAIADAGLPYWLAVIAGVLAAGLVAVFVDQIAFEPLRRRGVQLLGAVIASIGMWIALREVLSIATHATPVGFPPSSVPRGRIEIGPIDILSSQLLAVILAAVVIAGVYHLLHRTNIGAAIRAVGYDKRSAQIAGINPRTMIIGAALLSGAVTGLAGILLAGGQSFNFNLGDGLLLQGFAAVVIGGMGDVRGSALGGLLIGVVQTLSASYISAGYQDAITFGLVLVVLLARPTGLLGTANFQRA is encoded by the coding sequence GTGCTGTTTCTCGAACAGCTGATCAACGGCATCTGTACCGGGTCGATCTACGCCCTGTTCGCCGTCGGCTTCGGGATCGTCTTCTCGACGATGCAGATCCTGAATCTGGCCCAGGGCGTGTACGCGACCTACGGCGCGATGATCACCTATTTCGCCATCGCCGACGCGGGCCTGCCGTACTGGCTGGCCGTGATCGCCGGCGTGCTCGCGGCCGGACTCGTCGCCGTCTTCGTCGACCAGATCGCGTTCGAGCCGCTGCGCCGCCGGGGCGTGCAACTGCTCGGCGCCGTCATCGCCAGCATCGGCATGTGGATCGCGCTGCGCGAGGTCCTCAGCATCGCCACCCACGCGACCCCGGTCGGCTTCCCGCCCTCGTCGGTCCCGCGCGGGCGGATCGAGATCGGCCCGATCGATATCCTGTCCAGCCAGCTGCTCGCGGTGATCCTGGCCGCGGTGGTGATCGCGGGCGTCTACCACCTGCTGCATCGCACGAATATCGGCGCGGCGATCCGGGCGGTCGGCTACGACAAGCGGTCCGCGCAGATCGCCGGGATCAACCCCCGGACCATGATCATCGGCGCGGCGCTGCTCTCCGGCGCGGTCACCGGGCTGGCCGGGATCCTGCTGGCCGGCGGGCAGAGCTTCAACTTCAATCTGGGCGACGGCCTGCTGCTGCAGGGCTTCGCCGCGGTCGTGATCGGCGGCATGGGCGATGTGCGGGGCAGCGCGCTCGGCGGCCTGCTCATCGGCGTGGTGCAGACGTTGTCGGCGTCGTACATCTCGGCGGGCTACCAGGACGCGATCACCTTCGGTCTCGTGCTCGTCGTCCTGCTCGCCCGTCCCACGGGCCTGCTCGGCACGGCCAACTTCCAAAGGGCGTGA
- a CDS encoding ABC transporter substrate-binding protein yields the protein MRRAWYLAVAVTAATALTATACAKDGGGTGTGSKTISLGMVVAETGPIAGAGKTFANGARIAAQEINDGDLIGGGTKIELVAKEGSEDPAKSAGVVSQLVADKDVVGVACCILSTVAGAAKPIADKQKVPLVLWGATDVNLAEPPYVFRTVTMPQPANEKLAQTVAAQKKPATVAYGVMTDNSGIVSQAEAFEKGMTEAGVRNVGQVDTLSTQTNFTGAATDLIQKNADAIVVVGTQSNAVGLIAALHDKGYAGQIVSGETISGTGVYKSQPAALGNVPFPVYFLASSATGAGKTFAADYKAKYGDDPDDYAAQGFTAIYTLAMGLKAAGHDTTRAGLAKALGQMTELDTVYGKVTFDHGQLNAAPSVQAVHYTAPDGAIAPWTPSN from the coding sequence ATGCGCAGGGCGTGGTATCTCGCGGTGGCCGTGACAGCGGCCACCGCGCTCACCGCGACCGCCTGCGCGAAGGACGGCGGCGGCACCGGCACCGGCAGCAAGACGATCAGCCTCGGCATGGTCGTGGCCGAGACCGGCCCGATCGCCGGCGCCGGCAAGACCTTCGCGAACGGGGCGCGGATCGCCGCCCAGGAGATCAACGACGGCGACCTGATCGGCGGCGGCACGAAGATCGAACTGGTCGCGAAGGAGGGATCCGAGGATCCGGCGAAATCCGCCGGCGTGGTGTCCCAGCTCGTGGCCGACAAGGACGTGGTCGGCGTCGCCTGCTGCATCCTCAGCACGGTCGCCGGGGCCGCGAAGCCGATCGCCGACAAGCAGAAGGTCCCCCTCGTGCTGTGGGGTGCGACCGATGTGAATCTCGCCGAGCCGCCGTACGTGTTCCGCACGGTGACCATGCCCCAGCCCGCCAACGAGAAGCTCGCGCAGACCGTCGCCGCGCAGAAGAAGCCGGCCACCGTCGCCTACGGCGTGATGACCGACAACTCGGGAATCGTGTCGCAGGCCGAGGCCTTCGAGAAGGGGATGACCGAGGCCGGCGTCCGCAACGTCGGGCAGGTCGACACGCTCTCGACGCAGACCAACTTCACCGGCGCGGCGACCGACCTGATCCAGAAGAACGCGGACGCGATCGTCGTCGTCGGCACCCAGTCCAACGCGGTCGGGCTCATCGCGGCCCTGCACGACAAGGGCTATGCGGGTCAGATCGTCAGCGGCGAGACGATCAGCGGCACCGGCGTGTACAAGTCCCAGCCGGCGGCGCTGGGCAACGTCCCGTTCCCGGTCTACTTCCTCGCGAGCTCGGCCACCGGCGCCGGCAAGACCTTCGCCGCGGATTACAAGGCGAAGTACGGCGACGATCCGGACGACTACGCCGCCCAGGGTTTCACCGCGATCTACACGCTGGCCATGGGCCTGAAGGCGGCCGGCCACGACACCACCCGCGCGGGCCTGGCGAAGGCCCTGGGCCAGATGACCGAACTCGACACGGTCTACGGGAAGGTCACCTTCGACCACGGTCAGCTCAACGCGGCCCCCAGCGTGCAGGCGGTCCACTACACCGCGCCGGACGGCGCCATCGCCCCCTGGACCCCGAGCAACTGA
- a CDS encoding IclR family transcriptional regulator: protein MEPDIDPKNIVGSIIKGSRLLDLYTTDRRELSLGEFTRETGYNKTTTYRLLQTLVAVGWLVRSAKGDYRLGPRLLVLGAIARADLDLRNEALPFMQRLADEFGDTAFLMVPGQHGAVTIETCVGSNPVRVHGLAVGAVIPYHVAAGPVVLAAFSPELEAAALAGERRRFTPGSTTDEAALRAKFAEVRAQGYAFSTEDYIEDVCAVAAPVFGPDGCAVASLSVGGPANRFADGLRERAVARVVELAADLSARVNS from the coding sequence ATGGAGCCTGATATCGACCCGAAGAACATCGTCGGGTCCATCATCAAGGGGTCGCGCCTGCTCGACCTCTACACGACGGACCGCCGCGAGCTGTCGCTCGGCGAGTTCACCCGGGAGACCGGATACAACAAGACGACGACCTACCGGCTCCTGCAGACCCTGGTGGCGGTGGGCTGGCTGGTCCGGTCGGCCAAAGGCGACTACCGCCTGGGCCCCCGGCTCCTGGTCCTGGGTGCGATCGCGCGCGCCGATCTCGACCTGCGCAACGAGGCCCTGCCGTTCATGCAGCGGTTGGCGGACGAATTCGGCGACACCGCCTTCCTCATGGTCCCGGGCCAGCACGGCGCGGTGACGATCGAGACGTGTGTGGGCAGCAATCCGGTGCGCGTGCACGGCCTCGCGGTCGGGGCCGTGATCCCGTACCACGTCGCGGCCGGGCCCGTCGTGCTGGCGGCGTTCTCCCCGGAGCTCGAGGCGGCCGCCCTGGCCGGTGAGCGCCGGCGGTTCACCCCCGGCAGCACCACCGACGAGGCGGCGCTGCGAGCCAAATTCGCCGAGGTCCGCGCGCAGGGCTACGCGTTCAGCACCGAGGACTACATCGAGGACGTGTGCGCCGTCGCGGCCCCCGTCTTCGGTCCCGACGGCTGTGCGGTGGCGTCGCTGAGCGTCGGTGGCCCGGCCAATCGCTTCGCCGACGGCCTGCGCGAGCGGGCCGTCGCGCGCGTCGTCGAACTCGCCGCCGACCTCTCGGCCCGCGTGAATTCCTGA
- a CDS encoding sensor histidine kinase, whose protein sequence is MISATHAGPFRHPAFFYRNSDEYLTGTMDFVRAGLAAGEPVAVSVPAAKLALLRAALGTDVAAVRMLDMTVEGRNPGRIIPAVLCAFADRHATGRVRIVGEPVWAGRSAMEYPACAQHEALINAAFRGRDVTILCPYDLAALPAHMIADARATHPCVIGPGGEIASAAYDPDHIVDTYNRPLPDPPATATVLGFDGGTLARVRHHATDFARAAGLSERRVAELELIVGEATTNSVVHAGGGGTLALWCADGQLCCRIRDRGHIADPLAGRLPAALSTPGGRGLLLINHLADLVRIHTRPEGTTLHVELAV, encoded by the coding sequence ATGATCTCCGCGACCCACGCCGGACCGTTCCGCCACCCGGCCTTCTTCTACCGGAACTCGGACGAGTATCTCACCGGCACAATGGATTTCGTCCGCGCGGGCCTGGCCGCCGGGGAGCCGGTGGCGGTCTCGGTGCCGGCCGCCAAACTCGCGCTGCTGCGCGCCGCGCTGGGAACCGACGTGGCCGCGGTCCGGATGCTCGACATGACCGTCGAGGGGCGTAATCCGGGCCGGATCATCCCGGCCGTCCTGTGCGCGTTCGCCGATCGGCATGCCACCGGCCGGGTGCGCATCGTCGGCGAACCGGTCTGGGCCGGCCGGTCGGCGATGGAATATCCGGCGTGCGCCCAGCACGAGGCGCTGATCAACGCCGCGTTCCGCGGCCGGGACGTCACCATCCTGTGCCCCTACGATCTGGCGGCGCTGCCCGCGCACATGATCGCGGACGCGCGGGCCACCCACCCGTGCGTGATCGGGCCCGGCGGCGAGATCGCCAGCGCCGCATACGATCCCGACCACATCGTGGACACCTACAACCGGCCGCTGCCGGATCCGCCGGCCACCGCGACCGTGCTCGGCTTCGACGGCGGCACCCTGGCCCGGGTCCGGCACCACGCGACGGATTTCGCGCGCGCCGCCGGGCTGTCCGAGCGCCGGGTCGCCGAGCTGGAGCTGATCGTCGGCGAGGCGACCACCAACTCCGTGGTGCACGCGGGCGGCGGCGGCACCCTCGCGCTGTGGTGCGCGGACGGCCAGCTGTGCTGCCGGATCCGCGACCGCGGACATATCGCCGATCCATTGGCCGGACGGCTCCCGGCCGCCCTGTCCACCCCCGGCGGCCGCGGGCTGCTGTTGATCAACCACCTCGCCGACCTGGTGCGGATCCACACCCGCCCGGAGGGTACGACCCTGCACGTCGAGCTGGCGGTGTAG
- a CDS encoding SpoIIE family protein phosphatase: MSNPDPAGDTAAPDQRRPGEPAVTRLAATVERLRGEIREAQATADGRALIEMAKGVLIERLRCGPSEAARQLEVLAGQAGVTALELAADLVNQTARDQLSAVVDEFLLRTAAPGKSATAVQLRTAESGLLAAGDAHRVARSVLEHALAPLGATAVALWAAGADSSLSLAGFAGIDPQEAERWRYVPPGVSTPARLALVERHAQWIADLAGSGLPSIGDREGGRAAIPAGTGGKLIGVLEVCWPHPLAPQPPQVRRQLEALAELCAHTLEPEPAPCTSPDRHDVADLVRLADGLFDSALVLVPQLGDEGTVIDFRIRHVNRYFTDPAGRPGGLVQGASLIEAYPLAAGEGQLFEQSEHVFATGETYRADRVLLTELVDRIPLTVSAALSISRHHEALLVVWRIEDETARLAALLQHAQRLGRVGGFEENAATGDITWSAELYALYGLPPTADPIPLARLAGHVHDDDVEAVQRLLRTLLRYRRSASAAFRLVRPNGENRHIRVIAEPIVDDAGHLHGVRGAYQDISAQHWTEAALSASQDRLAHTEQHAAEQSRLARQLQQAIMPAATPVIDAFGLRIAVRYQPTEQDHMVGGDWYDATVLPSKQIMISVGDITGHGLEAATGMVVLRNALRGLAATGAGPGQMLTWLNTVTRSLTDHIFATAVCGLYDPQTRVLRWARAGHLPPVLIRAGVATALPALDGIMLGAVEEATYQEAELQLESDDILLLYTDGLIERRDRPIDDCVDKLLEVSARFRGTLDACLDYLLDHSEANADDDTCVVGIQVGLGDSPPPG, translated from the coding sequence ATGAGCAATCCGGATCCCGCCGGCGATACCGCGGCGCCGGACCAGCGCCGCCCCGGCGAACCCGCGGTCACCCGCCTCGCCGCGACCGTCGAGCGGCTGCGCGGCGAGATCCGCGAGGCCCAGGCCACCGCCGACGGCCGCGCGCTGATCGAGATGGCCAAGGGTGTGCTGATCGAACGGTTGCGGTGCGGGCCGTCGGAGGCGGCCCGGCAGCTGGAGGTGCTGGCCGGGCAGGCCGGGGTCACCGCGCTGGAACTGGCCGCCGATCTGGTCAACCAGACCGCGCGCGACCAGCTCAGCGCGGTGGTGGACGAATTCCTGCTGCGTACCGCCGCACCCGGGAAATCCGCGACGGCCGTGCAGCTGCGCACCGCCGAGAGCGGCCTGCTCGCGGCGGGGGACGCACATCGGGTCGCCCGGTCCGTGCTGGAACACGCGCTCGCGCCGCTGGGCGCCACCGCGGTGGCGCTGTGGGCCGCGGGCGCCGACTCCTCGCTGTCGCTGGCCGGTTTCGCCGGGATCGATCCGCAGGAGGCCGAACGCTGGCGTTATGTGCCGCCGGGCGTATCGACCCCGGCCCGGCTGGCGCTGGTGGAACGGCACGCCCAGTGGATCGCGGATCTGGCGGGATCGGGTCTGCCGTCGATCGGTGACCGCGAGGGTGGCCGGGCGGCGATCCCCGCGGGGACCGGGGGGAAGCTGATCGGTGTGCTGGAGGTGTGCTGGCCGCATCCGCTGGCCCCGCAGCCGCCGCAGGTCCGCCGGCAGCTGGAGGCGCTGGCGGAGCTGTGCGCGCACACCCTCGAGCCGGAACCCGCCCCCTGCACCTCGCCGGACCGCCACGATGTCGCCGATCTGGTCCGGCTGGCGGACGGCCTGTTCGACTCCGCGCTGGTGCTGGTCCCGCAGCTCGGTGACGAGGGCACGGTGATCGACTTCCGGATCCGGCACGTGAACCGGTACTTCACCGATCCGGCGGGCCGGCCGGGCGGCCTGGTCCAGGGCGCGTCGCTGATCGAGGCGTATCCGCTGGCCGCGGGCGAGGGACAGCTGTTCGAGCAGAGCGAGCACGTCTTCGCCACCGGCGAGACCTACCGGGCCGACCGCGTCCTGCTCACCGAACTGGTCGACCGGATCCCGCTGACCGTCTCCGCCGCCCTCAGCATCAGCCGGCATCACGAGGCGCTGCTGGTCGTGTGGCGGATCGAGGACGAGACCGCGCGGCTGGCCGCCCTGCTGCAACACGCCCAGCGGCTGGGTCGGGTCGGCGGCTTCGAGGAGAACGCGGCCACCGGCGACATCACCTGGAGCGCCGAGCTGTACGCGCTGTACGGGCTGCCCCCGACCGCGGACCCGATCCCGCTCGCACGGCTGGCGGGGCACGTCCACGACGACGATGTCGAGGCCGTGCAGCGGCTGCTGCGGACCCTGCTGCGCTACCGCCGCTCGGCGTCCGCGGCGTTCCGCCTGGTCCGGCCCAACGGGGAGAACCGGCACATCCGCGTCATCGCCGAACCGATCGTGGACGACGCCGGGCATCTGCACGGCGTCCGCGGCGCCTACCAGGACATCTCCGCTCAGCACTGGACCGAGGCGGCGCTGTCGGCCAGTCAGGATCGGCTCGCGCACACCGAGCAGCACGCCGCCGAGCAGAGTCGGCTGGCCCGGCAGTTGCAGCAGGCGATCATGCCCGCCGCGACCCCGGTCATCGACGCCTTCGGGCTGCGCATCGCGGTCCGCTACCAGCCGACCGAACAGGATCACATGGTCGGCGGCGACTGGTACGACGCGACCGTGCTGCCCTCGAAACAGATCATGATCTCGGTCGGGGACATCACCGGGCACGGGCTCGAGGCCGCCACCGGCATGGTCGTCCTGCGCAACGCCCTGCGCGGCCTCGCCGCCACCGGCGCCGGCCCGGGACAGATGCTGACCTGGCTCAACACCGTGACCCGGTCGCTGACCGACCACATCTTCGCGACCGCGGTCTGCGGCCTCTACGATCCGCAGACCCGCGTGCTGCGCTGGGCGCGGGCCGGTCATCTGCCGCCGGTGCTGATCCGGGCCGGCGTCGCCACCGCGCTGCCGGCCCTGGACGGGATCATGCTCGGCGCGGTGGAGGAGGCCACCTATCAGGAGGCCGAACTCCAGCTCGAGTCCGACGACATCCTGCTGCTCTACACCGACGGCCTGATCGAGCGCCGGGACCGGCCGATCGACGACTGCGTGGACAAGCTGCTCGAGGTGTCGGCCCGCTTCCGCGGAACCCTCGACGCCTGCCTGGACTACCTGCTCGACCACAGCGAGGCCAACGCCGACGATGACACCTGCGTGGTGGGCATCCAGGTGGGGCTGGGGGACAGCCCGCCGCCGGGCTGA